The DNA region TGTTGCTATACGTTGTGCTGCTGGTAAATCTGGAAGTACGTCAATAGTTGATTGAACGTTACTTGGACGATGCCAAACGCTTAAACCTAAAGGTCCGTATATACGCAAAGCATAGGGTGGTACTTGATACCGACCTCTTCTTAGACCGACTAGCGAACCTTTAAAGAATGTCTTACCTTGTTTTTTTGTTAGTTTAATTTCGCTACACATTGGCTGTCGAGCAATCACTTTAACTAGCGATGAAACATTAAATGATTTTTTTGAATCATTTTCTTTTGTTGATAATGCGTATTCTGCTGGTATGCCTCTATAGATTTGCTTAGGAAAAACTCTTATTACTTTTACTTGTACATGTCCAAGTATTGCATCAAGTATGAATATACCTAGTATCCCTCCAGCAAAAATGATAGTAAAAATTGCCGGCAGAAATAGACCTGCAACTGCACCAATCAAAATAAGTATAGAGCTCATAGGAGTTGGTGAGACTGGCATAATAGAGCATATTAAAGCCAATACTCCCAAACCCAATACTGTTAATAGAAACTGTACAGAATACAAAACGTTACCTAGGAACTACAACACTTGAGAGTACTTGAGAAATAATGTTATCGGTAGAAACTCTTTCTAATTCTGCTTCTGGTGAAAGTATTAATCTATGTCGCAAAACTGATGGTGCAATGAAAGTTACATCATCAGGTGTTACGTATTCTCTTTCAAATAGACAAGCAATAGCTTTTGCACATGCAAGAAGAGTAACGGCGGCTCTTGGTGAAGCTCCGAGTTGTAACGCGGGCATATCGCGAGTTGTTCGTACAATATTACTAACATAAGAAATAACTTCTTCACTTACAACTATTGAATCAACTTTTTGTTTTATACCCAATATCTCTTCACTGTTTCCAACAGGTACAATATCGTTTAAAGTCGATGGAGAAATTCCCGTATGTTTAATTCTTAACATTTCTTTTTCTAGATCAGGGGTTGGATACCCAACGTTTATTTTTAATGCAAAACGATCAATCTGAGCTTCTGGAAGTGGGTAAGTACCTTCATATTCAATAGGGTTTTGAGTAGCAATTACAAGAAATGGTTCAGGTAGACGATGTGTAACTCCATCAGCACTAACTTGTTGCTCTTGCATGGCTTCTAATAAAGCTGCTTGAGTTTTAGGTGGAGTACGATTTATCTCATCTGCCAAAAATATATTTGTAAATATAGGCCCAGGTCTAAACGCAAGATCGTAATTGCCGCTTGCCCCTGGTTTTAATGTGGTAGTTCCTGTTACATCACTTGGAAGCATATCGGGTGTAAATTGACTTCTTTTAAAATCCAATCCGAGCGTCTTAGCAAATGCTTGAGCAACTAGGGTCTTTGCAG from Acidimicrobiia bacterium includes:
- a CDS encoding MoxR family ATPase encodes the protein MKQLRDRIINEVNKVVVGQNSVIDSCIIALSVGGHVLLEGAPGTAKTLVAQAFAKTLGLDFKRSQFTPDMLPSDVTGTTTLKPGASGNYDLAFRPGPIFTNIFLADEINRTPPKTQAALLEAMQEQQVSADGVTHRLPEPFLVIATQNPIEYEGTYPLPEAQIDRFALKINVGYPTPDLEKEMLRIKHTGISPSTLNDIVPVGNSEEILGIKQKVDSIVVSEEVISYVSNIVRTTRDMPALQLGASPRAAVTLLACAKAIACLFEREYVTPDDVTFIAPSVLRHRLILSPEAELERVSTDNIISQVLSSVVVPR